The genomic DNA GTACTGGTGGCCCACAACGCCGCCTTCGATATGAAGTTCATCCGGCTGAAGGAGCAGCGCTGCGGCGTGCGCTTCGACAACCCGGTGCTGGACACGCTGTTGCTCTCCGTCTTTCTCCACGACCACACCGCGGACCACACTCTGGAGGCCATCGCCGCCCGACTCGGGGTGGAGGTGACTGCGCAGCATACCGCCTGGGGGGATGCCCTGGTCACGGCGCGGGTGCTCGCCCGCCTGTTACCGCTGCTGCGCGAACGCGGGGTTCACACGCTGCGGGATGCGGTGGCGGCATCGGAGCGGATGGTGGAGGTGCGCCGGCAACAGGCGCAGTTCTGATGAAGAGGGGGGAGGCGCCGGTGCGGGGCGGTGAACCGCCCCGCACCCCGCTACTGCTGTGGATCAGTCCTCGCGGGCGGCGCTGTCCTTCGCTTCACCGGCCCGGGCCTGCTCGGTGAGCAGGGCGTTGACGCGCTTGACGAAAGCGGCCGGGTCCTCGAGCTGCCCGCCCTCGGTAAGCAGGGCCTGGTCGTGGAGCACCGCCGCCCAGTCGCTGAAGCGGGCATCGTCCAGCCCCTTGTCCAAGCGCTGCACAATGGGGTGGTCGATGTTGATCTCCAGTGCCGGCTTGCCCTGGGGCATGGCGTGGCCGGCGGCCTTGAGCAGCCGCTGCATCCCCATGCCGAAGTCGTACTCGCCGACCACCAGGCAGGCCGGGGAGTCGGTCAGGCGGGTGGAGACGCGCACCTCGCTCACCTTGTCCTCCAGTGCGCCCTTGAGCTTCTCCAGCAGGTCCTTGTGGCTTTCGGTGGCCTCTTCGGCGGCCTTTTTCTCCTCCTGGTCCTCCAGGTCGCCCAGGTCCAGGCCGCCCTTGGCCACCGACTTCAGCGGCTTGCCGTCGTACTCGTTCAGGTGGGTGATGACCCACTCGTCCACCGGATCGGGGAGCAGCAGCACCTCGACGCCCTTCTTGCGGAAGACCTCCAGGTGGGGGCTGTTGCGCGCCGCGTTGAAGCTCTCGGCGGTGACGTAGTAGATGGCCTCCTGGCCCTCTTTCATCCGGCCGATGTAGTCGTCCAGGCTGACCGCCGGGGTCTCGTCCTCGTCCTGGGTGGTGGAGAAGCGGAGCAGCCTCGCGATGCGCTCGCGGTTGGCGAAATCCTCGGCCACGCCCTCCTTCAGCACCTTGCCGAAGTTGCCGTAGAACTCGGCGTACTGCTCCGGTTCGTTCTTGGCCATCTTCTCGAGGCGGTCGAGGATGCGCTTGACCGACGCGCTGCGGATCTTGTCCAGCAGCGGGTTGTGCTGCAGCAGCTCGCGGGAGACGTTGAGCGGCAGGTCGTCGGAGTCCACCAGCCCGCGCACGAAGCGCAGGTAGCGCGGCATCAGCTTCTCGGTGTCCTCCATGATGAACACGCGACGCACGTAGAGCTTGATGCCGTGGGCCGGCTCCCGCTCATACAGGTCGAAGGGCGGGTTCTTCGGGATGTAGAGCAGCGAGGTGTAGGACTGGCGCCCTTCCACGTGGTTGTGCAGCCACACCATGGGGTCGTCGAAGTCGTGGGCCACGTGCTTGTAGAACGCCTTGTAGTCGTCGTCGCTGATCTCCGACTTGGGCCGCGTCCACAGGGCATTGGTGTTGTTCACCGTCTCCCAGGTCTCGGCCGCCTCGGCCTTCTCGGCCTCGTCTTCCTGCTCGTCCTTGTCTTCAGCCTGGGCGGGCATCTGGATGGGCACGTCGATGTGGTCGGAGTAGCGGCGGATGATGCCCTTCAAGCGCCAGTCGTCCAGGTACTCGCTCTGGGACTCGGGCAGGGTCAGGACGACCCGGGTACCGCGCTCGGGGTTCTCCTCGGATTCCAGCGTGTAGGCGCCCTTTCCGTCGGAGGACCAGCGCACGCCGTGCTCGGCGCCCAGACCGGCCTTGCGGGTGTGCACGGTGACGTGCTCGGCCACCACGAAGGCGGAGTAAAAGCCGACGCCGAACTGGCCGATGAGCTTGGCATCCTTCTGCTGGTCGCCGGTAAGCTGTTCCAGGAAGGCCTTGGTGCCGGAGCGGGCGATGGTGCCCAGGTTCTCCGCCACCTCATCACGGGTCATGCCGATGCCGTTGTCGGCCACGGTGATGGTGCGGGCGTCCTTGTCCACGGAGACGCGGATGCGCAGGTCGCCCTCGCCCTCCAGCAGGGATTCATCCTGCAGGGACTGGAAGCGAAGCTTGTCGATGGCATCCGAAGCGTTGGAGATCAACTCGCGTAGGAAGATGTCCTTGTTGGAGTAGAGCGAGTGGATCATCAGGTGCAGGAGCTGCTGCACCTCGGCCTGGAACTCCAGGGTCTCCTTGTGTGCGTCTGTCGCCATGGCTGTCTGGCCTCTCCTCGATTTGGCAGTGAATCACGGGGTTGCCGTCAATTCGGAACTGCTCGAGATCTGGGGCCAGCACGGGGATTTTTCAAGGGGCCGGACTGATGCCGGGGGGCAGGCGGCAGAGTCAGGGGCGGGCTACTGCGGGCCGGGCGGCTCCTCGCTGCGATCGGAGAGGAAGAAGTACATGCCCACCCCGGCCAACAATACCCAGAGCACCAGCACACCGACACCCAGCCGCTCCCACAGTGGGCCGACGAAGAAGAGTACCAGCACCGACAGGCCGAGAAAGATATGGCCCAGTGTCATGCGGTTCAGAGTCATTCAGCGTTGTCCTCGCTCGTGCACCAGCAACCAGCGCTTGCGTTCCAGCGCCCGGTCCGGCGCCCCGCCCCGGTAACCGCCCAGCCCCTGGCGGGCCACCACCCGGTGGCAGGGCACCAGGATCAGCAGCGGGTTGGCCGCACAGGCCGTCCCCACCGCCCGCGGCGCGCTGTCCACCTCGGCCGCCAGCTCGCCGTAGGTGCGGGTCTCGCCGGCGGGAATGGCCAGCAATGCGGTCCGAACGCGCTGTTGATAAGGGGTGGCCGCCGGCGCCAGGGGTAGATCCAGGGGCACGCTTGGGTCCGCAAACCAGGCAGCCAGGCGTTCGGCGGCACGGTGCGCCAGCGGGTGCCGGGAACCCACCGCACCAACGGTCGCGCCATCGTCCCAGTCCACCGCGGTGATCACTCGCGCATCACCGCGAAGCGACAGCGGGCCGAGGGGTGTATCCAGCGTGATCTGCCAGGTCACTGGCACGGCACACCTCCCCGCCCGGCCCGCGCCGGATCAGAACAGGTCCGGGGTCTCGTTCTCGTCGGTGTCCCGGGTCTGCATCGGCCGCTCCCGCGGCGTGATCCAGTCACCGGTGACCATCTCCTTGTAACCGGCCCCCGGGCCCACCATGGGCAGCACCGAGGCCTCCGGGTCGATCATGACCTCCAGGAAGGCCGGCCCGTCGAACTCGATAAAGGCCTTGAGCGCCTCCGGCACCTCGGCCTTGTCGGTGACCCGCCGGGCGAACTCGAAGCCGTCGGACTCGGCGCACTTGATGAAGTCCTTGCGGTGCAGGGACTTGTCCGAGCCGGAGAAGCGGTCACCGAAGTAGAGCCGCTGCCACTGGCGGACCATGCCGTCGCCGTTGTTGTTCAGCAGCAGCACCTTCACCGGCAGGCCGTAGGTGGTGGCCGTCTCCAGCTCGCCCAGGTTCATGCGCAAGCTGCCGTCGCCGTCCACGTCGATCACCAGCGCATCCGGCCGGGCAAACTGGGCGCCGATGGCGGCCGGCAGGCCGAAGCCCATGGTGCCCATGCTGCCGGAGGTGAGCCAGAGGCGCGGGTCGCGGTAATCGCAGTACTGCGCCGCCCACATCTGGTGCTGACCGACGCCGGTGGCGATCACGGCCCGGCCGCCGGTGACCTTGTTCATCTCCTCCAGCACGTAGTGGGGCTGGATCACCTCGCTCTCGCGGTCGTAATTCATGCCGTGACGCTCACGCAGCGCCGTGCAGTGGTCCAACCAAGCCTGGAAGTCGCCCTTGAAGCCCATGGACTCGCCGTAACGGAGGAGCTGGCGCAGGCTGCGGCCCGACTCTCCCACGTGGGCCCAGTCCACCGACTTCACCTTGCCGATCTCGGCGGCGTCGATGTCGATGTGAGCGATCTGCTCGGCCAGCGGGGCAAAGTCCGCCACCTTGCCCGCCACCCGGTCATCAAACCGCGAGCCCACGGCGATGAGGAAGTCGCAGTCTTCCACCGCGTAGTTGGCGTGGGCGAAGCCGTGCATGCCGAGCATGCCCATGCAGAGTTCGTCGGTGGTGTCGACCGCACCGAGGCCCATCAGCGTGGTGACCACCGGGATACGGAAGTGTCGGGCAAAGTCCCGCAGCTGCTCGGCCGCATCACCGTTGATCACACCGCCGCCGGCGTAGATCAGCGGCCGGCGGGATTTGGCCAACATCTCGAAGAACTGGCGGCACTTGCGATCGGAGAGCTTGGCGGAGCGCAGCGACTCCATGCGCTGGCGGTAGCCGCGCATGTCCAGAAGGCCCGTGCCCTGGAACTGCCCGATCCAGTTCTGGCTGTCCTTGGGCACGTCCACCACCACCGGGCCGGGCCGGCCGGAGCGGGCCACCTCGAAGGCGGTGCGGATGGTCGCCTCCAGCTGTTCCGGCTTGGTGACCAGGAACACGTGCTTGGCGCACGCCCCCATGATGTTGACGATCGGCGCCTCCTGGAAGGCGTCGGTGCCCATGGCGTGAGTAGGCACCTGGCCGGTGATGGCCACCACCGGGATGGAATCGGCCATGCAGTCCCGGATGGGGGTAACGGTGTTGGTGGCCCCGGGGCCTGAGGTGACCATGAACACCCCCACCTTACCGCTGGCCCGGGCGTAGCCGGCAGCCATGAAGCCGGCGCCCTGCTCGTTGGCGGGCACGATCAGCTTGATCGGGTCGTCTTCGCTGCCATCCGGGCGATGCCGCTCGTTGTAGCGGAAGATAGCATCGTAGGTGGGCAGGATGGCGCCGCCGCTGTAACCGAATACCGTGTCTACACCTTCCTGGGCCAGTACCTCGACGATCATGTCGGAGCCGGACATGGTTTCACCGGCAACGGGGTGGGCCTGCGGGTCGGTGTGCTGTTCGGTCTTCGCGGTTGCGCTGTCCATGGTGCTCATATACCTGTTGCGGATTAACGGTCTGCCAGGTTCACCGGCACGGATGGCCGGCAGGGTGACCCACCATCATACGGTGGGACAGCCCAAACTGGAACCCGCGGCAGAATGCACCAGCCCGTCCCGGGGCGCCGTCTCAGCCCGGTTTCAGGCTCAGGCAGACGGAATTGATGCAGTAGCGCAACCCGGTCGGCATCGGGCCATCCGGGAAGACGTGCCCCAGGTGGGCATCGCAGTGGGCGCAGCGCACCTCCTCGCGCACCATCCCGAGGCTGTGGTCCTGGAGAATCCGCAGGTCGTCGTCGGAGACCGGCGCCCAGAAGCTGGGCCAGCCCGACCCGGAGTCGTACTTGGTCCGGCTGCTGAACAGCGGCGTGTCGCAACAGACACAGTGATAAGTGCCCGATTCCTTGCAGTGGTAGTACGCCCCGGTAAAGGGCCGTTCCGTACCGCCCTGACGACAGACGGCGTACTGCTCATCGGTCAGCTCCGCCCGCCACTGGGCATCGCTCTTCTCCACCCTGGCCATGGGGCATGTCCTCCTTCAGCTGGTCGTTAGGGTGTTATTAATATTGGCTCTCCCGGGTCACAACCGCCACCAGGCGCGGCAGCCAGGCCGAGGCGGTGCCGGGCAGCCAATGATCCACCCGGTCGCTGAGCGGGGTGGCCTCGGGGTTGATCTCCACCACCGGCACCCCGGCGGCCAGCGCCTCTTCGGGCAGGGACGCCGCCGGCTGCACCAGCGTGGACGTGCCCACGCTGAGCACCAGGTCGGCCTCGACGACTGCCTGGAAGGCCTGGCGCAGGGCCTGCTCCGGCAGCATTTCGCCGAACCAGACCACGTCCGGGCGCAGGGGGCCACCGCAGCGGGCGCAGGCCTTGGCGGGTGGTTCGGCCACCGCCGCGCAGTGGTGGCAGCGATCTCGATCGATGCGGCCGTGGAGTTCCACAACCCGGTGACTGCCGGCACGCTGGTGCATGCCGTCGACATTCTGGGTGATCACCCACAGCGCCGGGTTGGCCGCCTCCCAATGGGCCAGCGCCCGATGTCCGGCGTGGGGCTTGGCGCGGGCCACCAGCTCACGACGCCAGGCGTACCAGTCGAGCACCCGCTGCGGGTGGCGCTCGAACGCCTCCGGTGTCGCCAGCTCCATGGGGTCGAAACGCGCCCAGAGCCCGGACTGGGCCTCGCGGAAGGTGGGCACGCCGCTCTCCGCGGACATGCCCGCACCGGTAAGCACCACCGGCCGGCGGGCAGCGCGCAACCGGGTGACCAGATGCTGATTCATTGCCTCGCTCGCCACATCCCGCTCCCGCATTCGCTACAATGGCCACCTCACCAGCATGACCCATCAGCCAGAGGGAACCCAAGCGATTATGAGCGAGATCATCCTCATCAACGTCTCCGGTCAGGACCAGCCCGGTCTCACCTCCTCGCTGATGGGCATTCTGGCGGAGTACAACGTGGGCATCCTGGACATCGGCCAGGCGATGATCCACGACACCCTGTCACTGGGCATCCTCATCGAGGTGCCGGAGGAGGCCAACGTCTCGCCGGTACTCAAGGATGTGCTCTTCCACCTGCACGACAAGGGGATGCAGGTCCGTTTCACCCCGATTAGCGAGGCGGAGTACAGCGCCTGGGTGGCAGGGGCCGGCCGCGCCCGTTACATCATCACGCTGCTCGGCCGACGGATCACCGCCGAACAGATCGCCCGGATCGCCAGCGTGATCAGCGCCCAGGGGCAGAACATCGAGGATGTCATCCGCTTGTCGGGACGCCGGCCGCTGCACAAGGCAGGGGAGCATTCCCGGGCCTGTGTGGAGCTGACCGTCCGCGGCCAGCCGGTGGACCTGGACGCCATGAAACGCGACTTCCTCGAGATATCCGGCGAGCTGGGCATCGACATCTCCTTCCAGGAGGACAATGTCTACCGGCGCAACCGCCGCCTGGTGGCCTTCGACATGGACTCGACCCTTATCCAGCAGGAGGTGATCGACGAGATGGCCAAGGCAGCCGGCGCCGGTGAACAGGTGGCCGAGGTGACCGAGGCGGCCATGCGCGGCGAGATCGACTTCAAGGAGAGCCTGCGCCAGCGGGTCGCCTGCCTGGAGGGGTTACCGGAATCCACCCTGCAGACCGTCGCGGAGCGGCTGACCTTGACCGAGGGCGCGGAGCGCCTGGTGCGCACCCTGAAAAGCTTCGGCTACCGCACGGCGATCATCTCCGGCGGCTTCACCTACTTTGGCCGCATGCTGCAGGAGCGCCTGGGCATCGACTACGTCTTCGCCAACGAGCTGGAGATCGAGGGCGGCCACCTCACCGGCCGCGTCACCGGGCCCATCGTCGACGGGCCGCGGAAGGCCGAACTGCTCCGCGAGATCGCCCAGCAGGAGCAGATCCGCCTCGACCAGGTGATCGCCATCGGTGACGGCGCCAACGACCTGCCGATGCTGCGTCTGGCCGGGCTGGGCATCGCCTTCCACGCCAAGCCGGTGGTACGGGAGAGCGCCCGGCAGTCCATCTCCACCTTGGGGCTGGACGCCACGCTGTACCTGATGGGCATCAAGGACACCGAAACCCCGGCCTGAGTCAACGACAATAAATATTTACGCTGCCCGATTATTTGCTGATAATCCATCAGGGGAATCGGTGACGGAATATCAAGAACACGAGGGGGCTAGATGAGCTGTCCAGGTTGCGAGCAGGTCCCGGAACAACAACAGGGCGCGGGAACGCTCTACATCCTGCCGGCCCAGCCCCACGCCGCGGCCACCATCGCCGAGGCGGTCATCGGCAAGGGCTGGCCCCTGGAGCGCGAGGGCGACTCGGTACTCTCCGTACCGGTCCCCGATGGCGAACTCGGCACCGTGATGGGTGCGCTGAACGAGGCGCTCACGCCGCAGGAACAGGCCGCCTGCCTGGCCAACTTCTTCACCGAGGGCGACAGCTGGTCACCGCAGGCGCTGCTGGCCACGCGCCCACTGGACGTACTGGTGGCCCGCAGCCAGTCGCAATGGCTCAGCGACCTCATCGATGAGCAGCGACTGCAGATGCACTTCCAGCCCATCGTCCACGCCGACGACGGCCGCACCGTCTTCGCCTACGAATCCCTGGCCCGGGGGCTGGACGCCGACGGCGGACTCATTTCCCCGGGCGAACTCTTCCCCGCCGCCCGGGCCGCCAACCTCATGTTCCACCTGGACCGGGCGGCCCGCGTCAGCGCGATCCGCCAATCCCACCAGCACGGCATCCGTCACCCGGTTTTTATCAACTTTAACCCCACCGCGGTCTACGACCCCGGGTTCTGCCTGCGGACCACATTCAAAGAGGTGCGCCGGCTGGGCATCGAGCCGCACAACTTCGTCTTCGAGGTGGTGGAGACCGACTCGGTGGCCGACGAAGCGCACCTGAAGTCCATCCTGGAGGAATACCGCCGCCAGGGCTTTCGGATTGCCCTGGACGATCTGGGCGCCGGCTTCGGCTCGCTGACGCTGATGAAGCAGATCCGCCCCGACTTCATCAAGCTGGACCGGGAGCTGGTAGACGGCGTGCACTGGGACCGTTACAAGGCCGCCATCACCTCCCACCTGATCGAGATGGGCAAAACCCTCCAGGTGCAGATCATCGCCGAGGGGATCGAGCAGGCCGAGGACTGGCACTGGTTACGCGAGCGGGGGGTGCATTACGTCCAGGGCTATTACTTCGCTCGGCCGGCCAGCCCGCCACCGACGCTGGACTGACCCACAGGACGACCCCGGGGTCAGCCCAGACCGTGGCGGCGTAGCTTGCGGTACAAGGTGCGCTCGCTCACGCCCAGCATCTGCGCCAGGCTGGCGCGATCGCCCTGGTGCAACGCCAGGGCCCGGCCCAAGTAGTGCGCCTCCGCCTCCTCCAGCGTCAGCAGTTCGTCCTCCGGCAGCACCGCCAGGCCCTTTTGCCCCACCACCTCCGGCGGCAGGTGCTCCACCAGGATCTCGGGGCCATCCGCCAACAAGCTGGCCCGCTCCAGGACATTGCGTAACTCCCGGACATTGCCCGGGAAGTCATAGGCCTGCAGGCCAGCCAATGCCTCCTCGGAGAGCTGACGCCCCTGGCCATACTCCAGCCGCCGGAGGATCGCCTCACACAGGATCTGCAGGTCATCCAGCCGGTCACGCAACGGCGGCACGTTAATCGGAAAGGTGGAGATCCGGTAGTACAGGTCTTCCCGGAACTGGCCCTGCTCCACCATCCGGCGCAGATCCCGGTGGGTCGCCGCCACCAGCCGGAAATCGGCCCGTCGCGGCTCCACACTGCCCACGCGCCGGAAGCTGCGGGTCTCCAGCAGCCGCAGCAGCTTTACCTGCAACGACAGCGGAATATCCCCCACCTCGTCCAGGAACAGCGTCCCTCCCGCCGCGGCCTCCACCAGTCCGATCCGTGAGGACACGGCGCCGGTAAAGGACCCCTTCTCGTGACCGAACAGCTCGCTCTCGAACAGGGTCTCGGTAAGCCCGGAGCAGTCCACCGGCACGAAGGGCGCCTCGTGGCGGAGACTGGCGTTGTGCACGGCCCGGGCAATCAGTTCCTTGCCGGTGCCCGTCTCACCCTGGAGCAGCACGGAGACATCGCTGGGTGCGGCCCGGGTGACCAGCCCCAGCATCCGGTTGAAGGCCCGGGAGCGCCCCGTGAGCTCACTGCCATTGGCCTGGGCACTGGCCACGGGCAGAGGCCGCAGCACCTCGATGAAGAAGCGGGTATCCCCTTCCGCCCCGGGGACAGGCCAGGTTTCCACGTCCACGTGTTCCTGCCCATGGGGGCCATGGTGAACGTGCAGCACCCGTTGTCGGCGCCGGGTATTCAGCGACGCACGCAGCGGACAGGCCTCGCCGGCCTGGTCACAGGGGACCTGGTAATGGTGGGAGACTTCGAAGCAGCGCACCCCCTCGCGCAGGGGGATATCCCCGTAGAGGCGTCGGTAGGCGCGGTTGGCGGCCAGGATGACGTAATCCAGGCCGATAAGAATGGCCGGCTCCTCGAAGGCCTCGAGCATGGCCTGGGCGTCCGGTAACCAGCGGGCGGTCGCCCCCACCCGCGCCACTTGCTCGGGCAACACGCAGTCGCCCTGGGCGTAGTACGGGCAGGGGTCCACCTCGGCATCCCGCAGGATGCATTGATCGGGGGCGTTGCGGGCGCAGGGGCCACGAGGATCGTCACTCATGGCCCCATGATAGCCCATTGCCCCCGGCGGCTCAGTGGTAGCCCTCACCCGGGCGCACCTTGCCGCGGAAGACCCAGTAGGTCCAACCGGTATACCCCATGACCACCGGCAGCACGAACAGCATGCCGATAAGCAGGAAGAGCTGGGTATCCGGGCTGGAAGCCGCATCCCAGAAGGTATGCTCCGGCGGCACCGCATAGGGCCACTTGCTGATCAGCATCCCCACGTAGAAAGAGGCGAACAGGGTCATTGCGGCGACAAAGGGCGTGCCCTCCTGACGCAGCTCCAGCGCCCGCCACAACCAGTAACTCACGACCACGGTGATCGCGGGGAACACCCACAGCCAGTGCAGGTTGTCCATCCAGCGGTTCATCACCTCTTCATGGGCGAGCGGCGTCCACAGGCTGACGATCACGAAGAAGGCCAACACCGCGATCAGCGCCTTGCTGGCGATGCCGCGGGCCCACTCCTGAAGATCGCCCTCGGTCTTCATGATCAGCCACGCGCAACCGAGGAGCACATAACCGACCACAACACCCAGACCGGTCATCACGGTGAAGGGCGTCAACCAGTCCAGCGGACCACCCACGTAGGTAAAGCCCTCGGTCTCGAAGCCCTGGATATACGCGCCGGCCACGGCCCCCTGCGCGAAGGCGGCCACCCCGGAGCCCAGGGTAAAGGCCCAGTTCCACAACGGCCGCGAGCGCGAACCGGCCTTGAACCGGAACTCGAAGGCCACACCCCGGAAGATGAGCCCGGCAAGCAGCAGAAACACGCCGATGTAGAGGGCCGGCAGGAAGACGGAGTAGACGAGCGGGAAGGCCCCAAGCAGGCCCGCCCCACCGAGCACCAGCCAGGTCTCGTTGCCGTCCCAGACCGGGGCCACGGAGTTCATCATGACATCCCGGTCTTCCTCGCTCCGGGCGAAGGGGAAAAGGATCCCCACGCCCAGGTCGAAGCCGTCCAGCAGGACGTACATGAACACGCCCAGCCCGATGATGGCGATCCAGATCAGTGTCAGATCAAGTAATTCCATTGCGCTATTACCTCCCGCTGGGCTGCGGCATCTCGTCGTCGAAGGCGGAACCCGCCGCGGACATGGGGCGCTTGGGGTGCCCGCCGGTGGCCGGCGTCTCCACCTCGATGGCCTCCGGGCCCTTGCGGATCAGCCGGGTCACGTAATAAACCCCGGCAGTGAACACCACCGCGTAGACCGTGATGTAACCGATCAGGGTGAACAGGGCCATGCCACCGGTGAGCGACGGCGAAACGGCATCCTCAAGGCGCATGATGCCGTGCACCACCCAGGGCTGGCGCCCCACCTCGGTGACGAACCAGCCGGACAGCACCGCGATGAAGGGCAGCGGAATCATCCAACTGAACACCCGCAGGGTGGCATTGGACTCCCACAGGGTGCCGCGCCAGCGCTTCCAGGCACCGACGAAGGCCATCAGGATCATAAGCATCCCGATACCCACCATGATGCGGAAGGCCCAGAACACGATCGGCATGTTGGGCCTATCCTCCGCGGCCCAGTCCTTGAGCCCCTGAACTTCGCCATCCAGGGAATGGGTGAGAATCAGGCTCGCCCCGTAGGGGATGCCGATCTCCAGGAAGTTGCGCTCCTGCTCCATGCTCGGGATGGCGAACAGCAGCAACGGCGCGCCCTCCTGGGTCTCCCAGACCCCCTCCATCGCCGCCACCTTCTCCGGCTGATGCTCGAAGGTGTTCAGGCCGTGGATGTCGCCCACCACCAGCTGCGCGGGTGCGACGATGGCCAGCAGCACCACCGTCATGCCCAACGCCTTGCGG from Alkalispirillum mobile includes the following:
- a CDS encoding cytochrome ubiquinol oxidase subunit I, translated to MELDPVFLSRLQFGFVVSFHAIFPVFTIGLASYIATLEALLYRTGNPVYERLAKFWTQVFAVVFGMGVVSGIVMSFQFGTNWSDFSYASANFLGPILSYEVITAFFLEAVFLGILLFGRNKVPRGTHLFAACMVAIGTFISSFWILSANSWMQTPAGTELRDGVFFVTSWMEAIFNPSFWPRFFHMALASFLTAGFVVAGVSAWYLLRDRAVVESRKALGMTVVLLAIVAPAQLVVGDIHGLNTFEHQPEKVAAMEGVWETQEGAPLLLFAIPSMEQERNFLEIGIPYGASLILTHSLDGEVQGLKDWAAEDRPNMPIVFWAFRIMVGIGMLMILMAFVGAWKRWRGTLWESNATLRVFSWMIPLPFIAVLSGWFVTEVGRQPWVVHGIMRLEDAVSPSLTGGMALFTLIGYITVYAVVFTAGVYYVTRLIRKGPEAIEVETPATGGHPKRPMSAAGSAFDDEMPQPSGR